Proteins encoded in a region of the Haloglomus salinum genome:
- the trkA gene encoding Trk system potassium transporter TrkA: MRVIIVGAGEVGSAIAESLSGAHDVVVVDVDADRVEQLTYEQDVLALQGDGCSLDVLQEAGIDEADMLIASTDDDLTNIVTCGTAAVGGDPFTIARVKSPQYLHTWEQDNRAFGVDFMVCTDLLAARTIVGVIGLPTAQDVDMFADGAVQMAEFEIPAESPVAGQTVQEADRFDSLTFVGIIREDDIIVPSGGTTIEAGDDVVVIGSPESTRAFSSAIAPQENRPSDIVIVGGGEVGYQTARLLEERGFSPRLVEHDPGRARWLAEQLPKTTVLESDATDRSFLERENVGRADAVIAALENDQQNLLATLLAKRLGAGRAVAIVDTVEFAELFEAVGVDVAVSPREATAEEITRFTRGRHAENVSIVDGDRAEVLEVEIEAESVFADRTIREAASDLPDGVVVGAITRNGEFVVPRGDTVVEVGDHVVVFVETDSLEQMTQLL; this comes from the coding sequence ATGCGCGTCATCATCGTCGGTGCCGGCGAGGTCGGCTCCGCCATCGCCGAGAGCCTCTCCGGAGCCCACGACGTGGTTGTCGTCGATGTCGACGCCGACCGCGTCGAGCAGCTCACCTACGAACAGGATGTCCTCGCCCTGCAGGGCGACGGCTGTAGCCTGGACGTCCTGCAGGAGGCCGGAATCGACGAGGCGGACATGCTCATCGCCTCGACCGACGACGACCTGACCAACATCGTCACCTGCGGAACCGCCGCCGTCGGCGGTGACCCGTTCACCATCGCCCGCGTGAAGAGCCCCCAGTACCTCCACACCTGGGAACAGGACAACCGCGCCTTCGGCGTCGACTTCATGGTCTGTACGGACCTCCTCGCGGCCCGGACCATCGTCGGCGTCATCGGCCTCCCGACGGCCCAGGACGTGGACATGTTCGCCGACGGCGCCGTCCAGATGGCCGAGTTCGAGATCCCCGCCGAGTCGCCGGTCGCCGGCCAGACGGTGCAGGAGGCCGACCGGTTCGACTCGCTCACCTTCGTCGGAATCATCCGCGAGGACGACATCATCGTCCCCAGCGGCGGGACGACCATCGAAGCCGGCGACGACGTGGTCGTCATCGGGAGCCCGGAGAGCACGCGGGCGTTCTCCTCGGCCATCGCGCCCCAGGAGAACCGCCCCAGCGACATCGTCATCGTCGGCGGCGGGGAGGTCGGTTACCAGACCGCGCGGCTGCTGGAGGAGCGGGGCTTCTCCCCGCGGCTCGTCGAGCACGACCCCGGGCGGGCACGCTGGCTGGCCGAGCAGCTCCCGAAGACGACCGTGCTGGAGAGCGACGCCACCGACCGCTCCTTTCTCGAACGCGAGAACGTCGGCCGCGCGGACGCCGTCATCGCGGCCCTGGAGAACGACCAGCAGAACCTTCTCGCGACGCTGCTCGCGAAGCGTCTCGGGGCCGGCCGGGCCGTCGCCATCGTCGACACCGTCGAGTTCGCGGAACTGTTCGAGGCCGTCGGCGTCGACGTAGCGGTCTCGCCGCGCGAGGCGACCGCCGAGGAGATCACCCGCTTCACGCGGGGCCGCCACGCCGAGAACGTCTCCATCGTCGACGGCGACCGCGCGGAAGTGCTGGAGGTCGAAATCGAAGCCGAGAGCGTCTTCGCCGACCGGACCATCCGCGAGGCCGCTTCGGACCTCCCGGACGGCGTGGTGGTCGGCGCCATCACTCGGAACGGCGAGTTCGTCGTCCCACGGGGTGACACGGTCGTCGAGGTGGGCGACCATGTCGTGGTCTTCGTCGAGACCGACAGCCTCGAACAGATGACACAGCTGCTCTGA
- a CDS encoding DUF7530 family protein, translated as MASSTGTRKPEFGETWVYESIISALPGIELSQPVAIAIQLAIFEVGVLALALYYGLWNAAIAGTAAVFVAAVGSAEMLRISTLTRAVPVPESYRRLLFGSSVEVVLAVLAYIALITHLFVFDPASGGTPLVERLFGPDPPVLVVYMTLLVLWDVCYRIGTNWWASVTALWRSARFQFEPETARAFQRADLETVAFGLLQLLLVPFITDFPVLLATIVAHVAAVTTVCGLSVVLLQVRTETA; from the coding sequence ATGGCCTCCTCGACCGGCACCCGGAAACCCGAGTTCGGGGAGACGTGGGTGTACGAGAGCATCATCTCGGCGCTGCCGGGTATCGAGCTCTCCCAGCCCGTCGCCATCGCCATCCAGCTCGCCATCTTCGAGGTCGGAGTGCTCGCGCTGGCGCTGTACTACGGGCTGTGGAACGCCGCCATCGCCGGGACCGCTGCGGTCTTCGTCGCTGCGGTGGGGAGCGCGGAGATGCTCCGCATCAGCACCCTCACCCGCGCGGTGCCGGTGCCCGAGTCCTACCGGCGGCTCCTGTTCGGCTCCAGTGTCGAGGTGGTGCTGGCGGTGCTCGCCTACATCGCGCTCATCACGCACCTGTTCGTGTTCGACCCGGCGTCGGGCGGGACGCCACTCGTCGAGCGGCTGTTCGGCCCGGACCCGCCCGTGCTGGTGGTCTACATGACGCTACTGGTGCTGTGGGACGTCTGCTACCGTATCGGAACGAACTGGTGGGCGTCGGTGACGGCGCTGTGGCGCTCGGCCCGGTTCCAGTTCGAACCCGAGACCGCGCGGGCGTTCCAGCGAGCCGACCTCGAGACGGTCGCGTTCGGACTCCTCCAGTTGCTCCTCGTGCCGTTCATCACGGACTTCCCGGTCCTGCTCGCGACCATCGTCGCCCACGTCGCCGCCGTCACGACAGTCTGTGGCCTCTCGGTGGTGCTGTTACAGGTCCGGACGGAGACGGCGTAG
- a CDS encoding DUF5786 family protein translates to MSMGAYDEDEHERREEKSTTVDTDFDDERNEYRGEVEFDSGDSTEALLDQFREIKENN, encoded by the coding sequence ATGTCAATGGGTGCCTATGACGAGGACGAGCACGAGCGCCGCGAAGAGAAGTCGACCACCGTAGACACCGATTTCGACGACGAGCGGAACGAGTACCGGGGAGAGGTGGAGTTCGACTCCGGTGACTCGACGGAGGCACTCCTCGACCAGTTCAGGGAGATCAAGGAGAACAACTGA
- a CDS encoding PaaI family thioesterase: MDVESMFEYMPFNQEVGIEITHAEDGHAEGRIDLEDRHSSSPLTRVAHGGVTYALADTVGGAAVISAVEDITPTIDMRIDYLAPGTGEVMLGEAECTRVGESVATVDVVITDGEGERLATARGTYKTGGDSSDSAWDAEETRSRIGGE, encoded by the coding sequence ATGGACGTCGAGTCGATGTTCGAGTACATGCCGTTCAACCAGGAGGTCGGCATCGAGATTACCCATGCAGAGGACGGCCACGCCGAGGGCCGTATCGACCTCGAGGACCGCCACTCCTCCAGCCCACTCACGCGCGTCGCCCACGGGGGCGTCACGTACGCGCTCGCGGACACGGTCGGCGGCGCCGCCGTCATCTCTGCGGTCGAGGACATCACCCCCACCATCGACATGCGCATCGACTACCTCGCGCCGGGGACGGGCGAGGTGATGCTGGGCGAGGCCGAGTGCACCCGCGTCGGCGAGTCCGTCGCCACGGTCGACGTGGTCATCACCGACGGCGAGGGGGAGCGCCTGGCCACCGCACGGGGGACGTACAAGACGGGCGGCGACTCCAGCGACTCGGCGTGGGATGCCGAGGAGACGCGGAGTCGCATCGGTGGGGAGTGA
- a CDS encoding NAD(P)H-binding protein, giving the protein MRVLVTGATGFVGGRLVPALLRAGHDVVAMVRDPAGYEGPSGVEVVQGDLLESGWEDTLDGIDAAYYLVHSMGAGEAFAERDRRAARNFADAASAAGVDRVVYLGGLGAEGDDLSEHLESRREVERVLGEGEYDLTVLRAAVIIGDGSLSFDLIRQLVTRLPVMITPRWVRTPCQPIAIDDVVAYLVGVLDVPETRADTFEIGGPEVMTYESMLQETARLSGRREPVILPAPILSPGLSSRWLGLVTDVSTEVAVPLVKGLRNPVVVTDRRIESLVPIERTTFETAVLRALSPVETAPPPETATARVEPDGGLPDGSGPGDRDSGTGPDAGPGGGP; this is encoded by the coding sequence ATGCGCGTACTGGTCACGGGGGCAACCGGATTCGTCGGCGGGCGGCTGGTGCCGGCACTGCTCCGGGCCGGCCACGACGTGGTGGCGATGGTCCGGGACCCTGCAGGGTACGAGGGGCCGTCGGGCGTCGAGGTGGTGCAGGGCGACCTCCTCGAATCCGGCTGGGAGGACACCCTCGACGGCATCGACGCCGCGTACTACCTCGTCCACTCGATGGGCGCCGGCGAGGCGTTCGCCGAGCGCGACCGCCGGGCGGCACGGAACTTCGCCGACGCAGCGAGCGCGGCCGGCGTCGACCGTGTCGTCTACCTCGGCGGCCTCGGTGCCGAGGGCGACGACCTCTCGGAACACCTCGAATCGCGCCGCGAGGTCGAGCGCGTGCTCGGGGAGGGAGAGTACGACCTGACGGTCCTCCGGGCCGCCGTCATCATCGGCGACGGGTCGCTCTCGTTCGACCTCATCCGCCAGCTCGTCACCCGGCTCCCCGTGATGATAACGCCACGGTGGGTCCGGACGCCGTGCCAGCCCATCGCCATCGACGACGTGGTCGCGTACCTCGTCGGCGTCCTCGACGTCCCGGAGACCCGGGCGGACACCTTCGAGATCGGTGGCCCGGAGGTCATGACCTACGAGTCGATGCTCCAGGAGACCGCCCGCCTCTCCGGGCGGCGCGAGCCGGTCATCCTCCCCGCGCCCATCCTCTCGCCGGGGCTCTCCTCGCGGTGGCTCGGCCTCGTGACCGACGTCTCGACCGAGGTGGCCGTGCCGCTGGTGAAGGGCCTGCGGAACCCGGTCGTCGTCACTGACCGGCGCATCGAGTCGCTCGTCCCCATCGAGCGGACGACGTTCGAGACCGCCGTGTTGCGGGCGCTCTCACCGGTCGAGACGGCACCGCCGCCCGAGACGGCGACGGCCCGTGTCGAACCCGACGGAGGCCTGCCGGACGGCAGCGGACCCGGCGACCGGGACAGCGGAACCGGACCCGACGCCGGACCCGGGGGTGGCCCCTGA
- a CDS encoding BtrH N-terminal domain-containing protein translates to MRIDGFEHETGAHCGSTSLRNLADHYDWDLSEPGCFGLGSGLGFVYLELPIDPWRMFIGRPLWLEKAFFENLSIPHTERRGDDWETAWSDVKRHLDAGDPVLVFVDLYYLDYYDTDTHFAPHSLLVVGYDEDADATEAPHADPDAGTGVAYMADSEFDEVQPLPLSSLREAWASKDMLPLDNRYIVTEGDPQADVGAAARDAIRETAQYMLDPATASRDTLGDTMGMGTHGLDGMHAFADSMAEWPDLEDPQWIARFAYQNVERRGTGGGAFRGLYAPFLDELGEAAGLDESFAEEMHGIAGDWSSLAAILYEASETDDDMAPLLDEAAERVHAVADREERFYEDVLAALE, encoded by the coding sequence ATGCGAATCGACGGGTTCGAACACGAGACGGGAGCCCACTGTGGCTCTACCTCCCTGCGCAACCTCGCCGACCACTACGACTGGGACCTCTCCGAGCCAGGCTGTTTCGGCCTGGGCTCGGGCCTCGGCTTCGTCTACCTCGAACTGCCCATCGACCCGTGGCGGATGTTCATCGGCCGCCCGCTGTGGCTGGAGAAAGCCTTCTTCGAGAACCTCTCCATCCCCCACACGGAGCGCCGCGGCGACGACTGGGAGACGGCCTGGAGCGACGTGAAGCGCCACCTCGACGCCGGCGACCCGGTACTGGTGTTCGTCGACCTCTACTATCTCGACTACTACGACACGGACACGCACTTCGCGCCGCACTCGCTGCTGGTCGTCGGCTACGACGAGGACGCCGACGCGACGGAGGCGCCCCACGCCGACCCGGACGCGGGCACGGGCGTCGCGTACATGGCCGACAGCGAGTTCGACGAGGTCCAGCCGCTCCCGCTCTCCTCGCTCCGCGAGGCGTGGGCGTCGAAGGACATGCTCCCGCTGGACAACCGCTACATCGTCACAGAGGGCGACCCGCAGGCCGATGTCGGCGCAGCCGCCCGCGACGCTATCCGGGAGACGGCGCAGTACATGCTCGACCCGGCCACGGCCAGTCGCGACACCCTCGGCGACACGATGGGGATGGGCACCCACGGCCTCGACGGGATGCACGCGTTCGCCGACTCGATGGCCGAGTGGCCCGACCTGGAGGACCCGCAGTGGATTGCCCGGTTCGCCTACCAGAACGTCGAGCGCCGGGGGACCGGCGGCGGCGCGTTCCGGGGGCTGTACGCGCCCTTCCTCGACGAACTGGGCGAGGCGGCGGGCCTCGACGAGTCGTTCGCCGAGGAGATGCACGGCATCGCGGGCGACTGGTCGTCGCTCGCCGCCATCCTCTACGAGGCCAGCGAGACCGACGATGACATGGCGCCGCTGCTGGACGAGGCCGCCGAGCGCGTCCACGCCGTCGCCGACCGCGAGGAGCGGTTCTACGAGGACGTGCTGGCGGCGCTGGAGTGA
- a CDS encoding thiolase family protein, producing the protein MSDNTPVVVQAYRTPQGKEDGVFSEVRSEDLSIPLIDEMLAETGLSGEQVDDLMWGCAQQRDEQGNNLARVIALMSDLGEKTPATTINRWCASSAQSIISASDAIRAGQRDCIIAGGVENMSRVKMGQNSAIHPGLNDEHNIASLQMGMTAEEVADRYDISREVQDEYAARSQQRAVAATEEGRFDDEIVPIEGHDDEGEQITVTEDEGLRPGTTAEKLSGLPTVFKADGTVTPGNASQVSDGAAATMLTSKAFAEDHGLDILAEVGNNNVAGVEPEVMGIGPIPASEGLFERSGTSAEDYDLVELNEAFASQTVYCQEQLGFDDDSFNVNGGAIAIGHPLGASGARLPVTLIHEMHKRDDAELGLATECVGFGQGAAIEFRV; encoded by the coding sequence ATGTCAGACAACACGCCGGTCGTGGTTCAGGCGTACCGTACGCCCCAGGGCAAGGAGGACGGTGTCTTCAGCGAGGTCCGGAGCGAGGACCTCTCCATCCCGCTCATCGACGAGATGCTCGCCGAGACGGGCCTCTCGGGCGAGCAGGTGGACGACCTGATGTGGGGCTGTGCCCAGCAGCGCGACGAGCAGGGCAACAACCTGGCCCGCGTCATCGCGCTGATGAGCGACCTCGGCGAGAAGACTCCGGCGACCACCATCAACCGCTGGTGTGCGTCCTCGGCCCAGTCCATCATCTCGGCCTCCGACGCCATCCGCGCCGGCCAGCGTGACTGCATCATCGCTGGAGGTGTCGAGAACATGTCCCGGGTGAAGATGGGCCAGAACTCCGCCATCCATCCCGGCCTCAACGACGAGCACAACATCGCGTCGCTCCAGATGGGGATGACCGCCGAGGAGGTCGCCGACCGCTACGACATCTCCCGCGAGGTCCAGGACGAGTACGCCGCCCGCTCCCAGCAGCGCGCGGTCGCCGCCACCGAGGAGGGCCGCTTCGACGACGAGATCGTCCCCATCGAGGGCCACGACGACGAGGGCGAGCAGATCACCGTCACCGAGGACGAGGGCCTGCGCCCCGGTACCACCGCCGAGAAGCTGTCGGGCCTCCCGACCGTGTTCAAGGCCGACGGCACCGTCACGCCCGGGAACGCCTCCCAGGTCTCCGACGGCGCCGCCGCGACGATGCTCACCTCGAAGGCGTTCGCCGAGGACCACGGCTTGGACATCCTGGCCGAGGTCGGCAACAACAACGTCGCCGGCGTCGAGCCGGAGGTCATGGGCATCGGTCCCATCCCGGCCAGCGAGGGGCTGTTCGAGCGCTCCGGCACATCGGCCGAGGACTACGACCTCGTCGAACTCAACGAGGCGTTCGCCTCCCAGACCGTCTACTGTCAGGAGCAGCTCGGCTTCGACGACGACAGCTTCAACGTCAACGGCGGCGCCATCGCCATCGGCCACCCGCTGGGTGCCAGTGGTGCGCGCCTGCCCGTGACGCTCATCCACGAGATGCACAAGCGCGACGACGCCGAACTCGGCCTCGCCACGGAGTGCGTCGGCTTCGGGCAGGGCGCTGCCATCGAGTTCCGCGTCTGA
- a CDS encoding DUF5784 family protein — translation MAGPLRFRRSREHWGTDRVRRELLEPLDERFGATLTDPWFTPEGYQARRLEMDNGDFALFCWTHSGDDGNPDAYWLGNTETPEVLWRTDKYTFGEAPAEVGAWAESELFARLEVEEPWLARHEHLSRFFLPVLFSKDGRETTREFFADHAAGFPDADRDEALAYYDAFLATGALDEHRYTMAAKLGTSEGGDWFRMAATMSEFTTAKLLTDAGLDFEPEVQMDSGHALDFRVNGQLVEVTRPRPPTRRRADTAVAAVRQTGKSKNDGQLREHPNALLLVDCSSFRDDEWRRVAGERPAVAHRPTIVFRARPDGSFEGYRVGGCPLDFGSVIDWQE, via the coding sequence GTGGCAGGGCCACTCCGATTCCGCCGGTCACGCGAGCACTGGGGGACCGACCGGGTCCGTCGCGAGCTGCTGGAGCCGCTGGACGAGCGGTTCGGCGCCACGCTCACGGACCCGTGGTTCACCCCCGAGGGCTATCAGGCCCGCCGGCTGGAGATGGACAACGGCGACTTCGCCCTGTTCTGCTGGACGCACAGCGGCGACGACGGCAACCCCGACGCCTACTGGCTGGGCAACACGGAGACGCCCGAGGTGCTGTGGCGGACGGACAAGTACACCTTCGGCGAGGCACCCGCCGAGGTGGGCGCGTGGGCCGAGAGCGAGCTGTTCGCCCGGCTCGAGGTCGAGGAGCCGTGGCTGGCGCGCCACGAGCACCTCTCGCGGTTCTTCCTCCCCGTCCTGTTCTCGAAGGACGGCCGCGAGACGACCCGTGAGTTCTTCGCCGACCACGCCGCCGGCTTCCCGGACGCCGACCGCGACGAGGCACTGGCCTACTACGACGCCTTCCTCGCGACCGGCGCGCTGGACGAGCATCGCTACACGATGGCGGCCAAGCTCGGCACCTCGGAGGGCGGCGACTGGTTCCGCATGGCCGCCACCATGTCCGAGTTCACGACCGCGAAGCTGCTGACGGACGCCGGCCTCGACTTCGAGCCGGAGGTCCAGATGGACAGCGGCCACGCGCTCGACTTCCGCGTGAACGGGCAGCTCGTGGAGGTGACCCGCCCCCGACCGCCGACCCGCCGCCGGGCCGACACCGCCGTCGCCGCCGTCCGGCAGACCGGCAAGTCGAAGAACGACGGCCAGCTCCGCGAGCACCCGAACGCGCTCCTCCTCGTCGACTGCTCCTCCTTCCGCGACGACGAGTGGCGCCGCGTCGCCGGCGAGCGACCGGCTGTGGCCCACCGGCCGACCATCGTCTTCCGCGCCCGCCCGGACGGGAGCTTCGAGGGCTACCGGGTGGGCGGCTGTCCGCTCGATTTCGGCAGCGTCATCGACTGGCAGGAGTAA
- a CDS encoding S8 family serine peptidase, translating to MPGDDSGVPRRTFLKGIGLTAAAAAVGPGLGSAEQPSIDERFLNWRAVEARKVWERGLRGRRDRTLALTDSGVDGRHPDLGPWNGVRAEIQDGRFTLTRGTGGDGGGAAEFEPVTEAGEPLTESDSGTFTPGVFAAPNQQFSEVRGATFTADVTSKLDAELSWTPPGNDLEFRIDDVTDERTEVGRAATADNPETLRVDVTEGRDYQFVAELYTSVAGQYTVSATYVQKVGGGSSETTTAPTGDIEPFADVDDPFAPDIDTPKTVGWYTSGDYGGFEEPLDQNGHGTHVSSIMAGSGRASTVETSEVHEPNATLLPGDFLEYEVAADAGQSVWASGFGTNVNIYILDPEGRELDQSPVRKDSIIVEHPVDESGTYTVQVRPRETEVVVEGAAEQAQAGNPTGGTLERIAVGATAHAETTTGQADPDTDVQSLHPGVAPNAGIVGLQGLGAPTTTLGEHAEAFKEAFNIRSVNMSWGPLQGLPLGQVEQLSSTRADVRKITEGGILVCASAGNSFTPANGNGGPAAADEAISVVATGPFDGIATYSSGGIGGVDEQSDESAESNPAYTKPDITAPGGDIGPDALANIGLGLATNPPVVGSAIDLPVGVNYPIPSIYELARAAKNGDPSTSYGDADGTADPGADEPFAPRDYTDKAGTSMSSPYTNGVAGLVAQAMEDGLPGQGERPEPLTLPEPAATEEADVYRLKALLLATASESVFTAAPYHAAQNPPKAPTYDFGGRDPFEGYGRVNPDAAVDAVTRDLTPAAADGTAEATTSEELGLYVPHDSRAVAGYVEAPAGTLDVSVSLSHLSGGNRGMAAGDPHIDLFVYDPANPSARGDPTIVARAQGLTGAPSTTVTVPGAPGETTTYVVVAKLVNVPGVVNGHDVQSHFDLTVGVDATQERFGVESGSRTDDGRVFTAGATDQVDLAVTNPDETATVRDVVPAAWQVVGGDVDRVEQPAENGPQYVYLDGEAAPDGTTEYTYFVEAPDALADSNRYTFGPAEARPVDAAADTPWATVPGTSDTNTVVAVGASAPSGDDLPDGDLPGGAPL from the coding sequence ATGCCAGGTGACGACTCCGGCGTTCCACGCCGGACCTTCCTGAAGGGCATCGGGCTGACGGCGGCCGCGGCCGCCGTGGGACCGGGGCTGGGGAGCGCCGAGCAGCCGAGCATCGACGAGCGGTTCCTCAACTGGCGGGCCGTCGAGGCCCGGAAGGTGTGGGAGCGGGGGCTGCGGGGCCGTCGCGACCGGACCCTCGCGCTGACCGACTCCGGCGTCGACGGGCGCCACCCCGACCTGGGGCCGTGGAACGGCGTTCGAGCCGAGATACAGGACGGTCGGTTCACCCTCACCCGGGGCACGGGCGGCGACGGTGGCGGCGCCGCCGAATTCGAACCGGTAACCGAAGCGGGTGAGCCGCTCACGGAGTCCGACAGCGGAACGTTCACGCCAGGGGTGTTCGCCGCACCGAATCAGCAGTTCTCCGAGGTCAGGGGAGCGACGTTCACTGCCGACGTGACGAGCAAGCTGGACGCCGAGCTATCCTGGACGCCACCGGGCAACGACCTGGAGTTCCGCATCGACGACGTGACCGACGAGCGGACGGAAGTGGGGCGCGCCGCGACCGCCGACAATCCCGAGACGCTCCGTGTCGACGTGACCGAGGGCCGGGACTACCAGTTCGTCGCCGAGCTGTACACCAGCGTCGCCGGCCAGTACACGGTGAGCGCGACGTACGTCCAGAAGGTCGGTGGGGGGAGCAGCGAGACCACGACTGCACCGACCGGTGATATCGAGCCGTTCGCGGACGTGGACGACCCGTTCGCCCCCGACATCGATACGCCGAAGACGGTCGGCTGGTACACCAGCGGCGACTACGGCGGCTTCGAGGAGCCGCTGGACCAGAACGGCCACGGGACGCACGTCTCCTCCATCATGGCCGGCTCCGGACGGGCCAGCACGGTCGAGACGAGCGAGGTCCACGAGCCCAACGCGACGCTCCTGCCCGGCGACTTCCTCGAGTACGAGGTCGCGGCCGACGCCGGGCAGAGCGTCTGGGCCTCCGGCTTCGGCACCAACGTCAACATCTACATCCTCGACCCGGAGGGGCGCGAGCTCGACCAGTCGCCCGTCCGGAAGGACTCCATCATCGTCGAGCACCCCGTCGACGAGTCCGGGACCTACACCGTACAGGTCCGGCCGCGGGAGACGGAGGTCGTGGTCGAGGGCGCTGCCGAGCAGGCACAGGCGGGCAACCCGACCGGGGGGACGCTGGAGCGCATCGCCGTCGGCGCGACCGCACACGCCGAGACGACGACGGGCCAGGCCGACCCGGACACCGACGTGCAGTCGCTCCACCCGGGCGTCGCGCCCAACGCCGGCATCGTCGGGCTCCAGGGACTCGGTGCCCCCACGACCACGCTCGGCGAGCACGCCGAGGCGTTCAAGGAGGCGTTCAACATCCGGTCGGTGAACATGTCCTGGGGACCGCTCCAGGGCCTGCCGCTCGGACAGGTCGAGCAGCTCTCCTCCACCCGCGCCGACGTGCGGAAGATCACCGAGGGTGGGATACTGGTCTGTGCCTCGGCCGGGAACTCCTTCACGCCGGCCAACGGGAACGGCGGGCCCGCGGCCGCGGACGAGGCCATCTCGGTGGTCGCGACCGGCCCGTTCGACGGTATCGCGACGTACTCCTCCGGCGGTATCGGTGGCGTGGACGAGCAGAGCGACGAGTCTGCCGAGTCGAACCCGGCCTACACGAAACCGGATATCACGGCGCCGGGTGGCGACATCGGGCCCGACGCGCTCGCGAACATCGGCCTCGGACTGGCGACGAACCCGCCGGTCGTCGGGAGCGCCATCGACCTCCCTGTCGGTGTCAACTACCCGATTCCCTCGATATACGAGCTGGCCCGGGCGGCGAAGAACGGCGACCCGTCGACGTCCTACGGTGACGCGGACGGGACCGCCGACCCCGGCGCCGATGAGCCGTTCGCCCCGCGGGACTACACGGACAAGGCCGGCACCTCGATGTCCTCGCCGTACACGAACGGCGTGGCTGGCCTCGTAGCACAGGCGATGGAGGACGGCCTGCCGGGGCAGGGTGAGCGGCCCGAGCCGCTGACACTCCCCGAACCGGCCGCGACCGAGGAGGCCGACGTCTACCGGCTGAAGGCGCTGCTGCTCGCGACCGCCAGCGAGTCCGTCTTCACGGCCGCGCCGTACCACGCCGCGCAGAACCCGCCGAAGGCACCCACCTACGACTTCGGCGGCCGCGACCCGTTCGAGGGGTACGGCCGTGTCAATCCCGACGCCGCCGTCGACGCGGTCACGCGCGACCTCACACCCGCCGCCGCCGACGGCACCGCCGAGGCGACCACCAGCGAGGAACTGGGGCTGTACGTTCCCCACGACTCGCGGGCCGTGGCGGGCTACGTCGAGGCGCCCGCCGGCACGCTGGACGTGTCCGTCTCGCTGTCGCACCTCTCGGGTGGGAACAGGGGGATGGCGGCGGGCGACCCGCACATCGACCTGTTCGTCTACGACCCCGCGAACCCGAGCGCACGCGGCGATCCGACCATCGTCGCCCGGGCACAGGGGCTCACCGGCGCGCCCTCGACGACCGTGACCGTGCCGGGCGCCCCCGGCGAGACGACCACCTACGTCGTCGTCGCGAAGCTGGTGAACGTGCCCGGCGTGGTCAACGGACACGACGTGCAGAGCCACTTCGACCTGACCGTCGGCGTGGACGCGACCCAGGAGCGATTCGGCGTCGAGAGCGGCTCGCGAACAGACGACGGCCGCGTCTTCACGGCCGGCGCCACCGACCAGGTCGACCTCGCGGTGACGAACCCCGACGAGACGGCGACGGTCCGTGATGTCGTTCCGGCGGCGTGGCAGGTGGTCGGCGGCGATGTCGACCGCGTCGAACAGCCGGCCGAGAACGGACCGCAGTACGTCTACCTCGACGGCGAGGCGGCGCCGGACGGTACCACGGAGTACACCTACTTCGTGGAGGCGCCCGACGCTCTCGCGGACTCGAACCGGTACACGTTCGGCCCGGCCGAGGCGCGGCCGGTGGACGCGGCAGCCGACACGCCGTGGGCGACCGTCCCCGGCACGTCGGATACGAACACGGTCGTCGCGGTCGGCGCGAGCGCTCCGAGCGGTGACGACCTGCCGGATGGCGACCTGCCCGGCGGCGCGCCGCTCTGA